In Oryzias latipes chromosome 19, ASM223467v1, the genomic stretch GGGTACCGCTCCCGTTCTCGCTGCAGGCTGCGCTGCTGCTGCACAGCTCCATGGCCTCACAGCTGTCCTGCTCCGAGCTCGGCTCCATTATCATACTTCCATCGTTCTCCCTTTCATCCTCCCTCTGGTCCTCCACCCACTCTCCTTTATTGGCAGCCTCAACGGCACCGCTTATGTCCCGGGGGGCTACCCGCTCACCATCAGAGTCAGGCACTGAGATTTCACAGGAGGAGGTGGACCACGGTGTGCTGGAAACACTTGGGACACTCCCGGTGCTGGAAGAACAAGTGACGTTGTCATAGGTGGAGAGTCTCTGGGAGGAACCAGTGGAGTCCCGATCACGGGCGGACCTCTCCCCTGAGGATGTACGCCGATGCCCTCTGAGAGATGACAAGCCATTCATGAGCCAGTTACCGCCCCCTCCCCCACCAGATGTGCTGGTCGTTTCTGCCACTGTGTTGCACTGCTTGGCCTGTGTCTGAGAACGAGGCACAGAAGAACCTTTGAAGGAGTATTTCCAGGATGGCGTGGCCTTGACCTGTTTACCTGGGCTAACCATAACCTCCCCTTTCCCTGCCGAAGATGCCCCTTTTGGTCCATGGTTTGGGTTGGGTGCTTGTGTAGGTGGGACAGCTGCACAAAGTCTGGCATCCAGGGAAGAGGCACTGCTATCCAGCTCTTGGTTGGGGTTGGATATGGGGCAGGTGCGGAGGTCCTCCTCTGAGATCCAAGCCCCCAAGCTGCGGTGCTGGAGCTGGTGACCATGGAGGGGTACTTCAGTTTGGGGTAAAGCGGCTCCCTCCTGTTCCTCTCTCGTGTATAACCGTTTGTGTTCTCTAATGAGGACCGTCATCAGATGCTGGACCAAAGAAGTACCTGGACAACATAAATTCCCACATTATTGAGGTACTTTGCTGTTTTGCTAGGTTTAGTCCACGTGTACAACCTGGAAAATAGCAGAATATACTGATAAAATGGGTGTCTACCTTCCATGAGAGAAACTGGGTCCTCCATCTTGGGTCGTAGAATGTTTGGTCCAAACACTGTGGCCAGGTTCTGGACACTCATcttgttttcattggagtgagactGGACCTCATCAAGAAATCTAAGGACACAGAAACTGATGTCAGACTTTATATTAActctgtgatgttttttttagtaaccAGGCTTCCTTTTGGTAAAGTCCCATTAGTGTTCATGCACCTAAGTGTGTAAAATGTGTTCTCCAAATCTGACCGATCTCCTGCGGGaggggtgagctgcagacacagccacgctCTGGCACCATTTGGTTGTttacccccccaatccaaccccttaatgctgagtgtcaagcagggaggcattgagtcacatttttagagtctttggtatgactcctTGGTCTCTTCTGTTGGAAGATTCCTCAACATCTTCCTGGATAGTAATTGGCTGTAGGAAGCTACGCTGTGGGAAAGGAGTGACCGGAACCTCTTGATCATGTGTATTATCTTCTTCTATTGGCTTTTTTCTACCAAAATATTACCTCCTATCTTCAAACTGACAGATTGAACTTCTTGGAATAATCCCCCAAACATTATGCTTGACTGGTAAGACTACTCAAAATGTGTCGCTGGGGCTTACAAAAGGGAACCCCTGTGGAAACTATCATGGATCGTTTCCTGATGCCTCTTGAGTTGTGAGCTAAGACTTAGGACATATTCTTGTCTGATAGATTTTTTCTTGGAAAAACTCCACCAAAAATGTGGCTTCTTTACAGGGTCCCTCCTAGAATCACAGAATCCCCCAAACCTCCCGATTGTTTGGGATCAGACATGATGAAGTGGACATACTTGCATATGTACTTGAGAAGATTGTAGTTGGGCTGAGGTAGAGTGCCTACTTGCTTCCCGAGCTCCTGGACCCCCTAAGGTAAAATTAAATGGACATTATTGTACAAACTATTTCATTCAAATGAGAAGACCACCAAACAAACCCTCCACAAACCTCCTCCTCATTTTTGGCCAAAAGCTGTGCACAGGTTAGAAAGTCCTCATACTGATAAAACGGGATGACTGGTTCTGGCAGCTCTCGAAGGTACAGTTTTAGCAAAGATGCAACGGTGTGAATGTCTGTGTTACTGAAagaacacagacagaaaaaagaaactgtgaTTATCGGAGGCAGGCTTTTGAAATTGCTGTCCCACAAACACTCTGTCCACCTGTCAAACAAAGGCTTGTCTCCACAGTCAAAGGCCTCCTGCAGTTCTTTGACCAGGTTGGCTTGTCCCGGCATTCGGAACAGACCCTCTTCATCCAGACCTCTTTCTCTGATGAAGTCCACACACTGTTCCACCAGGAGGGGAGCCAGCCGAGGACCAAACTTCTTCTCATACTGCACCGTGTCTTCTAGACGTTGGCCGAAGATCCCTGAGACAACAGGAGACACAAAAGACCTGTTCTAAGAACTGTATTTTCACTTCGTCCAGCTCCTGGAGTGATCCATAGAAATGTTCCTTAGAAAACATCAGAGTTTGTTCATGTGACGGATTCAGATCCAGACTTTTCTGAGAAGCGGTGGGACAAACAAGCAAGACAGGCCCCCACCTATAGCTGAGCTTTGACTGACAGGTCTGTTTGACAGTATAATCCAACATCAATGGAATCAACTTTTGTGAAAATCTGAACACCTTTCCTGAACCCGTCCCAaagaatctttattttttgttgtaaagtttgacagtttaagttttttaaacaacaaccCCCAATGATTAGTTTCTGAACTGCACTTGACTTCAGCTGgagtttgttttcaaaaatgcttCATTCCGGAAGTTATAGAGCTTCTAGGAGTGtgagacaaaagacaaaaacaccaaTTTAGATTTCTCCaacatttcattcaaaaacaacccatcatttaaagtttgtgtgactctgatgctgctgcaggtTACCTGTTGACGGGCTGCAACAGTCGCAGCTGACTGACAGCTCGCAGTAATCGTGGAACTTCAGAGAACAAGCATTGCAGACCAGCAGAGATGGTTTTTCATACATCCCAAGTCCACATTTCAGGTTGTTATTCCATCCTGTGTCTGGCATTGACTTTGACCGTTCAGATTCAGATGAAGCGACGGCGGGAGACGGACGGCGGAGAGCAGCCCATGGGGGGGCAGATatgtgagcagcagcagcagaggctgcagggctgccgctgccgctgctgccgcCACGCTGGCGACAGATCTATTCTGGAACAGGAACTCCAGCAACTCCAGACTAAACCTGAGAGGGGGGCCGGAAATATGGCGGCCCACAAAGACCGACCACACGTGGTGCAGCTCACCCCCGTCTCAACTGTCCGAGACCACCCAACACTGGTTTTTGAAGACTTCTAATCTTTTTTCtgtctaagaaaaaaaaggggggaaattactaaatttgattattttttttgtctttgaaagtaCCTTAAGGTACTAAAAACTTCAAATGAGTTGATTCTTAATGATTATTTGTCTATGTGCAAGAAAACAGTCTAAAACGTAAAGGGGAGCATGTTTATAACCAacaaggggggggggcgttTTCTTCTGTTAAAGAGCAGCAAATGTCAAAcctcaaaaaaacaattagactGACTTTTAAGTCAAAACAGGAAGCATAGTTTGTCTAGATTGTAGTTTTATTAACACTAATATGGACATTTCATCTTGTTATTTAATTGTCTTAGTATTTCCATTTTGAGCAGAAATCAGCCGTAAACATctatttttacaataattttatgtttttatgtgtgcGAGTCCTGCCAGATGATAAAGTGGTATTATGCACATTTTTGCCAAATGTCTTCAAAGATTACAAGTAAAAATGAAGAGCTGCTGTGGAGCTATATACTATATATCCCTCCTATAAATAGTGTTATTTGTAACCCCACTCCTGCTGCCGTCAGCCTGAAACACGTCTGCGTGTATTTCT encodes the following:
- the arhgap22 gene encoding rho GTPase-activating protein 22 — translated: MNNAGGRRWRALGVCSQERGVPPPSSSSSPLPSLVHPTPSLPAALQKVGGRRSGGAGLREARGGEHADRRAMTTMLSPKIRQTRRARSKSMVMGEVSRGPCRPGSPGLQEGALKAGWLKKQRSIMKNWQLRWFVLRSDQLFFYKDEEETKPQGCIPLQGCQVNELAANPDEPGRHLFEIVPGGTGEKDRTPISHESVLLMANSQTDMDDWVKAIRRVIWAPFGGGIFGQRLEDTVQYEKKFGPRLAPLLVEQCVDFIRERGLDEEGLFRMPGQANLVKELQEAFDCGDKPLFDSNTDIHTVASLLKLYLRELPEPVIPFYQYEDFLTCAQLLAKNEEEGVQELGKQVGTLPQPNYNLLKYICKFLDEVQSHSNENKMSVQNLATVFGPNILRPKMEDPVSLMEGTSLVQHLMTVLIREHKRLYTREEQEGAALPQTEVPLHGHQLQHRSLGAWISEEDLRTCPISNPNQELDSSASSLDARLCAAVPPTQAPNPNHGPKGASSAGKGEVMVSPGKQVKATPSWKYSFKGSSVPRSQTQAKQCNTVAETTSTSGGGGGGNWLMNGLSSLRGHRRTSSGERSARDRDSTGSSQRLSTYDNVTCSSSTGSVPSVSSTPWSTSSCEISVPDSDGERVAPRDISGAVEAANKGEWVEDQREDERENDGSMIMEPSSEQDSCEAMELCSSSAACSENGSGTQTTMAPFIITTEEGEGTDFTLGILAEELKEELRKQKSTYEARIQKLEESSAALCAQMERLEQEMEQERKKQQMLEIKLRNSERAREDAENRNRLLEKEMEDFFTTLGDLAMTSRTSNI